From Pseudomonas hormoni:
AGGCCAACCCCGGTTACATGACCATGCACGTGCTCAAGAAGTCCTTGAGCATGTTCGGGTCGCGGTTCAATCACGGCTACTATCTTGAAGTATTGGGGCTGATCTACGAGATCCTCAACAAGAGTCGCCGCGAAGGCATGATGGCCATCGAAGGCGACATCGAAGATGCCGCCGCGAGCCCCATCTTCGCCAAGTACCCGTCGGTGCTCAAGGACGAGCGCATGACCGCGTTCATCTGCGATTACCTGCGCATCATGTCCTCCGGCAACATGGCTCCCCATGAGCTGGAAGGCCTGTTCGACATGGAACTCTACAATCTCAAGGAAGACCTGGAGCACCCATCCCACGCGGTGAACGGCATCGCCGACGCCATGCCAGGTTTCGGTATCGTCGCGGCGGTATTGGGTATTGTGGTGACCATGGCGTCCCTGGGCGAAGGCGACCAGAAATCCATCGGTCTGCACGTCGGTGCGGCACTGGTCGGTACCTTCTTCGGTATTCTCGCCGCGTACGGTTTCTTCGGTCCGCTGGCCCACTCCCTGGCCCACGATGCCAAGGAAGAACTTAACGTCTACGAAGCCATCAAGGCCTCGCTGGTGGCTTCGGCTTCCGGCATGCCGCCATCGCTGGCGGTGGAGTTCGGGCGCAAGGTTCTGTACCCGGCGCACCGTCCTAGCTTCGCTGAGCTGGAACAAGCGGTTCGCGGTCGCTAAGTCATGGAAAATAACCAGCCGATAATCATCAAGCGCGTCAAGCGCATCGCCGGCGGGCATCACGGGGGCGCCTGGAAAATCGCCTTCGCCGACTTCGCGACGGCGATGATGGCGTTCTTCCTGGTGCTGTGGCTGCTGTCCACCGCGACACCGGAACAGAAGATCGCCATCGCCGGTTACTTCAAGGACCCGGTCGGCTTTTCCGAAAGCGGCACGCCGTACATCATCGATCTGGGCGGCACGCCGACCCTGGCGCCGGAGAACACCCTCAACCCTGAAGTGAAATCCCAGCCGCAGCCGGACAAGGTGACCATCGACGCCGAACAGGTCGAAGGCATGGCTGAGATGGTGGAGAAGGAACGCCTCGAACTGCTGCTGCAAGAACTGCAGAACAAGGTCGAAGAGAACCCGCAGCTGAAGAAATTCAAGGACCAGATTCTGTTCGAAATCACGCCGGACGGCCTGCGCATCCAGATCGTTGACGCCGAAAACCGCCCGATGTTCGACTCCGGCAGTGCGCGTCTGAAGCCGTATTTCGAAGACATCCTGCTGGCCATGGCCGACACCATCAAAGCGGTGCCGAACAAGATCAGCATCAGCGGCCACACCGATGCCAAGCCGTACTCGGGCACCGGCGATTTCGGTAACTGGGAGCTCTCGGCCAACCGGGCCAACGCCGCACGTCGTGCGTTGGTGGCGGGCAGTTATCCGGATCAGCAAGTCGCTCGCGTCGTCGGTT
This genomic window contains:
- the motB gene encoding flagellar motor protein MotB — translated: MENNQPIIIKRVKRIAGGHHGGAWKIAFADFATAMMAFFLVLWLLSTATPEQKIAIAGYFKDPVGFSESGTPYIIDLGGTPTLAPENTLNPEVKSQPQPDKVTIDAEQVEGMAEMVEKERLELLLQELQNKVEENPQLKKFKDQILFEITPDGLRIQIVDAENRPMFDSGSARLKPYFEDILLAMADTIKAVPNKISISGHTDAKPYSGTGDFGNWELSANRANAARRALVAGSYPDQQVARVVGYASSALFDRENPLNPVNRRIDIIVLTKKAQRAIEGSQGAEPTPEATQGQGGPGEVPATPADPNALPADKEPLPAHELRERLNLFDDPAPKPGGPAK
- the motA gene encoding flagellar motor stator protein MotA, which codes for MAKIIGIIVVFASVLGGYVLSHGKIAALIQPFEVMIIGGAALGAFLQANPGYMTMHVLKKSLSMFGSRFNHGYYLEVLGLIYEILNKSRREGMMAIEGDIEDAAASPIFAKYPSVLKDERMTAFICDYLRIMSSGNMAPHELEGLFDMELYNLKEDLEHPSHAVNGIADAMPGFGIVAAVLGIVVTMASLGEGDQKSIGLHVGAALVGTFFGILAAYGFFGPLAHSLAHDAKEELNVYEAIKASLVASASGMPPSLAVEFGRKVLYPAHRPSFAELEQAVRGR